Genomic window (Candidatus Eisenbacteria bacterium):
CGCCGTGCGCGCGACCACGAGCACGCCCGACGTGTCCTTGTCGAGCCGGTGCACGATCCCCGGGCGCTCGGCGGCGCCGACGCCCTCGAGCGCGCCCAGATGGTGCAGGAGCGCGTTCACGACCGTGCCGCGCCGCGCGCCGGGCGCGGGATGCACGACCATGCCGGGCGGCTTGTCGATCGCGAGCAGCACCGCGTCTTCGTACAGGACGCGCAGCGGCAACGCCTCCGGTTCGATGCCGGCGGGCGGCGCGACGTTCAGGTCCACCTCGATCCGCATGCCCGCGCGCACGACGAACGACGCCTTGCGCACGACGCCGTCGACGCGCACGTGCCCGCCGTCGACGAGCTGCTTTGCCTGCGAGCGCGTGCCGACCTCCGCCAGCGTCGCGACGACGCGATCGAGGCGCTCGCCCTCGTGCGCCGCCGTGACGTGCACGGCGTGCGTCCGCACGCTCACGGCGAGGCGGCGAGCGCGGCGCGGGCTCGCACGACGTCGTCGGCGATCGCGCGCCGGAGCTCGTCGGGGCCCGAGAAGCGCCGCTCGCCACGCAGGTGCGCCACGAATGCCAGCTCCAGCCAGCGCCCGTAGAGATCGCCCTGCCAATCGAGCACGTGGGCTTCGATCGTCCGCCGCAGCTCGCCGAACGTCGGCCGGACGCCGACGTTGAGCACCGCGGGCATCGGCGCCCCGCCCGCGCGCGCGTAGACGGCGTAGACGCCGTCGGCGGGCAGGACGAGACGCCGGCCGACGTGGAGGTTCGCGGTCGGAAACCCGAGCGTCCGCCCGCGCTGCTCGCCCGTCACGACGCGGCCCCGCAGTCCGTACGGTCGCCCGAGCAGCAGGCGGGCGGTCGCGACGTCGCCGGCCGCGACCGCCCGCCGGACGCCGGAGCTGCTGACCGCGGCGTCGCCCTCGGCGACCGGCCCCACCGCCTCGACGCTGAAACCGTGGCTCGCGCCGAGCGCGCGCAGAGTCTCGGCCGTGCCCGCGCGGTTGCGGCCGAAGTTCACGTTGTAGCCGACGACGACGTGCGCGAGGTCGAGCGACGGCAGGATGTCGCGCGTGATGAACGCGTCCGGATCGTGGGACGCGAACTCGCGCGTGAAGCGCTGCACGACCGCCACGTCGACACCGAGGCGCCGCAGGGTCGCGAGCCGGTCGTGGAGCGACTGGATCATGCCGGGCGCTCGCTGCGCAGCCAGGACCATCACCGGGTGGGGATGGAACGTCAGCGCGACGGTCTGCCCGCCGCGGGAACGTGCCTCGGCAACCGCACGAGCGAGGATGGCCTGGTGTCCGCGGTGCACACCGTCGAAGTTGCCGAGCGTGAGGACGACCCGCGGCAGCCTCGACCCGACCCGCGCGAGGTGGCGGATGACCCGCATCGGCCCGCCTATATCGTAGGGCCCGCAGCGTTTGAACTCCGACCCAAGACTACGTCTTGGGTCGGGGGAGAACGCGGGAGTGTGGCGTCCGGGCACGCGCGACCGGCATGCCGCGGCCCGCGAAGCTGGCGCGGCACCGCAGGGACGCACCAGACGATGCACGCTGCCGCGAGCTGCATCGCCCGGCGCGCCCCGCGCCGTCGTCTACGTCGTCACGGAAAGCGACGCCCGGACAACCATACGTCGCGCGTATCACGAACGCGACACTCTCGCGTTCTCCCCGACCCAAGACGCAGTCTTGGGTCGGTGTCCTAGCGATCGAGCTCGGTCAGACGCTTCCGCGCGCGCCCGGCCTCTTCCGAGTTCGGGTAGTCCTTGATGAGCTTGCCCAGCGCCAGCCGCGCATCCGGCGTGTCGCCGATCTCGATGAAGAGGTTCCCCTGCTCCCAGAGCGCCGCCGGCGCCTTGCTGCCGCGCGGGTACTTGGTGACGACGTCGTAGAATTTGGAGATCGCCTGGTTCCGATCGCCCTTCAGCGCGTAGCAACGTGCCGCCCAGTAGAGCGCGCTCGACGCGAGCGGCGATTCCTTCTTCTGCGCCGCGAAGCTGTTGAGCTGTCCCACCGCCTTGCCGCAGTCCTTCTTCGCGACGTTGTCCATGATGGGCGCCAGGTCCGCGCGCTCGGGGGCGTTGCTGGCGGCCATCGCCGCCTGATCGCGGCTGACGTCGCGCGCCCACACGTCCTCGGAGGGCGCCGGAGGCGGCACCGGGGGTGGCGGTGGCACGGATGCCGTCTTGTCGGGCGGCGGCGTGCCCGCGTCGGGAGGCGGCTCCTGGTCCGGCGGATGCTTGGCGGCTTCGAGCTGCTTGCGCTCCTCGTCGGTCATCACGTGCTCTTGCGGCGGGCGCTGCACGGGCACGTCGAGGTCCCCGCGCACCCGCTCGAGCTCGCGCTGGATCGCCTGGATCTGCTTGCGTTGATCCGAGATCTGCGACTGCAGCCGCCGCTCCTGCGCGATCAGGTCGGCCTGGGTCGCGCACCCCGCGAGCCCGAGGGCG
Coding sequences:
- a CDS encoding bifunctional riboflavin kinase/FAD synthetase, producing MRVIRHLARVGSRLPRVVLTLGNFDGVHRGHQAILARAVAEARSRGGQTVALTFHPHPVMVLAAQRAPGMIQSLHDRLATLRRLGVDVAVVQRFTREFASHDPDAFITRDILPSLDLAHVVVGYNVNFGRNRAGTAETLRALGASHGFSVEAVGPVAEGDAAVSSSGVRRAVAAGDVATARLLLGRPYGLRGRVVTGEQRGRTLGFPTANLHVGRRLVLPADGVYAVYARAGGAPMPAVLNVGVRPTFGELRRTIEAHVLDWQGDLYGRWLELAFVAHLRGERRFSGPDELRRAIADDVVRARAALAASP
- a CDS encoding tetratricopeptide repeat protein, whose translation is MTRTTTRLAAVGIALGLAGCATQADLIAQERRLQSQISDQRKQIQAIQRELERVRGDLDVPVQRPPQEHVMTDEERKQLEAAKHPPDQEPPPDAGTPPPDKTASVPPPPPVPPPAPSEDVWARDVSRDQAAMAASNAPERADLAPIMDNVAKKDCGKAVGQLNSFAAQKKESPLASSALYWAARCYALKGDRNQAISKFYDVVTKYPRGSKAPAALWEQGNLFIEIGDTPDARLALGKLIKDYPNSEEAGRARKRLTELDR